The Etheostoma spectabile isolate EspeVRDwgs_2016 unplaced genomic scaffold, UIUC_Espe_1.0 scaffold317, whole genome shotgun sequence genomic interval ATACTGAGTAGAACAGTTGTTCTCATGCATCTGGTAAATCCTGTCGCGAACATGAATTCAAGCATTAATTTAATCAAACCTCCCACTCTAGTTCAGTTGGTAAGTAAAGAACTTTTTCCTGCCCCTGAATGGGTTTACCTGTCTTCATATTGCACTCTTGACTGTGTTCTCAGCTCGTCAGCTGACGGTGCAGATGATGCAGAATCCACAGATCCTGGCTGCGCTGCAGGAGAGGCTGGATGGTCTGAACGGCTCGCCGTCAGGCTACATGGAGAGGTGAGACATAATCGTCTTTTTGGTTCTAACTTTATCTGAGAACACATTTGTGCAGCTTGTCCCCTTTTTACAGTTGTCATAGAGCAGAAACGGCAGCAGCATAAATCAATGACTGGAAGGACTTGAAAAATTGCATCTATTTATGCCACTGGTTTttccagatagatagatagatagatagatagatagatagatagatagatagatagatagttttgATGCATATGTTATGAAAGTTTCTCCTTTGAGAAAAAGCTCTGTGTACTGAGTGTTGGGTCGAGTAAAGGTGGAGGTGTTTAGAGCAGACAGGTGTGTGCTAATAGAGCAGGAGAAATTAAGAGTAAAGTTGTGGAGTGGTGGTAAATGTACAGTGTGTTAAGTACCCTATTTCAGCAACCCGCCAGTGGCCGCTCGCCTACATTATGTTTGCCAATGTAGATTTAGTAGTGGGTGCTAAATTGGAATTACGTCAAATTGTGTAATTTTCTAGTTTTGCATCGGACCAAAGAAGTTGTAAGCCCAACATTTTTCCACCTAAAGCCACTGGACATAATTGAATACATACCCGTATGTTTTATGCCCAGAACACTTCCAGAAATAAGAAGGCATTGATTATTGTTCATATTCAGCCTATTGTTGCTGTACTAAATATTTACGTTTTGATTAATACTGTGATCTGTACATCATACAGTTGGAACACAAAGCTACAGATTGCCCAGGTGCTTTGTGTCAATTACACCCTTGgtgattttaaagtttttaacaCGTAACATGATAAAGTCCAAGAGAGCGGATTCATTTTTTGTAAGTCATAATAGAAGTGATTGTTGATAGGTTATTGTTACATGTCATCGAGCTGGTGCAGAGGTAGAGTCGGGGATGGTGGTCTCTCAGGTGCTGTAGTGAATGTAGCCGTGTGTCTTGGCTGCAGGTCTGTGCCACCCACTGCTCCTTTTCTCAGAAAAGCCATCAGCAGGCAGCTCTTTGATCAGCTTGTCAAGTATTTGGCAGTCACCAAACTCACCAGTTATCTCACCAGCATAACGTACATCCCCTTGCCAGGATAGTGCAGTCATTTAAATTTCCCATACTGCAGAGAAACCTGACTCTGTGCATAGTTTCGGTTTGTTTACAGTGTGTACCCGATAGGCCACCTTGACGTATTGGCGATcctctggggggggggagagctgCTCTGCAGTGTGTTGCTTTGCTCTAAAGCTCTCAGCAGATTAACTTCAGAGTGTCCTTACTGGTACCCATTGCTCCTGATTAAGCACATTTTGTCCTGTGTTTTTTGAATTTAGGAGCCTGGaagtaaaataatgtttttagatTGGAGAAAAGGCTGCACAAACTCAACCAAACGTAACTGCCAATAGTGTCCTTTTTTGAATAATTGGCCAGACCTATAGCTATTTGCAGTTAAAGGGCAATGTGAAATAAACTGATCTTCGTCAGGCTTGTGCTCACATCTGTGATGTCTGTCACCCCACAGTTTACCCAAGGTTGTGAAGAGACGTGTAAACGCCCTCAAAAACCTGCAGGTCAAATGTGCTCACATTGAGGCAAAGTTCTACGAAGAAGTACATGAACTGGAGAGAAAGTACGCAGCCCTCTACCAGCCCCTCTTCGACAAAGTAAGTCCGTTAGACACTTCCTTTGTTCTGACCTCCAGTACTCTTATTGGATTTCTGCAGCTATATGCTTGTTGTGCACCTTTGTGTTATAGGAGCATCTTTGTGTTTGGTAAGGCTGAAAtcattttcttgtgtgtgtaCTTGGTGGTATGAGTaattggaaaagaaaagagagacgGGTGATATATGCATTGTCAAATACATGGTTGATGCATTCTCCCTCAGCATCTGTTACCGTGAGCAGGCAGCCATGTAAATGGTATATTCATCAACTCCTAAATTAACACGCTATATCAAACTGTATCTGACGGGTTTAAAAACTAGCAGAACGTGTCAAGTGAATTCATTATTAAAAAGGTACGCCTTTTTACATTGTGCATAAGTTCCGAGCTTAACTTCCCTCGGAAAAGTTCCGACCCTTTTTTTGTAATCCTAAACTTCTCATCAAGTTTGACCCTGCTCACTTGAATCCTGCTAGATGTGTTGTGAAGAGTCAACGTGTCTGTGTGGACTACTTTTAGTCTCATGTTTCTCACATCACTTATGCAGGCTGATTAGTTTTCATGTAAATAAATCGAGGATGTAAACTTTCCCAACAATAGCCGGTGTTCTTACTCGTTACAGAAACCACTCACTTGATTTAACAATTGACCGTGTtttctaattttctttttcagaagaaTAGGTTGACATTATATAACTCATATGGAAATGTCCATTACTTGGGTGCTCCTGGTAATAACTAGAATTTGTTTTCTCCTGTTCTTTACAGAGAAGTGACATAGTGAAAGCAGCTTACGAGCCCACAGATGAGGAATGTGAATGGAAGgcagatgaggaggaagagctGACAGTAAGTAAGCAGGTACAGGTGACGTACACACCTGCATGCTTCCTGTCTGACGAGACCACTAGCTTTTTCTCTTCATGCATGTATCATATGCAAGCAAGGCAGCCGTACAGTTGATGAAATCACTGCAGTGATCTATTGCAactgttttaacattaaacGGAGCTTGTTTCCTTgctgtatttagtttttttttcttaatataaTTTTCAATGCGGAGTGCTGTCTTCGTGGGTGTAGGTggtgaaaagctttttttgtatttggcaTGAGATGTGAAAATAATTGGTTGAGCAAGTGTTATTTTGAAGagaaaatgtctctctctctcaactagGATGAGATGAAGGAGAAGGCTAAGttagaggaagagaagaaggacGAGGAGAAGGAAGACCCCAAAGGAATCCCGGAGTTCTGGTTAACGGTTTTCAAAAACGTGGACCTGCTGAGTGACATGCTGCAGGTAGGTTCCTCCACCCAGCTGCTGGACTGCCAGTGAAAACGGGTCACACACAGTTAAAAGAATCAGGGTTTGCTTCCATCTGCAGGCCAAGTTGTGTAGAACATGGGTTTGCAGTGTGGTTTATGACTACatatgtttttcaattttatttatagtatcaaatcctaACAAGTTATCTCTAGATACTTGACATATttagtaggtctagaccacactatgatttacaaagacccaataaTTTgtgtaattcccccaagagcaagcatttagtgcgctGGTGGCGAGGGAAACGTAAGTTGAAACAGAAACTCATGCTGGCTGCTCTTGTCTCCTCAGGAGCACGATGAACCCATCCTTAAACATTTACAAGATATCAAAGTCAAGTTCTCGGATCCAGGAGAGCCCATGGTGAGTAGGCACCACTCGTGTTGAGTCTGCTACCTTGGAACTGTCTGTAATCGGGATCTCATTTGGTCTTCCCCAGAGCTTCACGTTAGAGTTCCACTTCGAGCCCAACGACTTCTTCACAAACACAGTGTTGACGAAAACCTACAAGATGAGGTCAGAGCCGGACGAGAGCGACCCCTTCTCCTTCGACGGGCCGGAGATCATGTGCTGCACAGGGTGAGTGTTGTTAGTGCTTTCCTTATTCCAGGTGTTATTCAGCGATGACATGTCTATTTCTACACTCATTTGCATCGTGGCGGTGTTATTTCATTAGGATTTTTTGGAGGATTATTTGATTTCATACTGTTTATAAGGTCAGCCTCATTATTTAATACAACACCCCTCAGCAGACATACGTGACCCGGACCACTGTAACCAGGTCACTCTGGATCATTTCTAAGTGGGCATTAGATTAGAGACTGAAAAGAACCCAGGCTGTCATTAAGATTGGACATTTGTAATGTTGGACGCTGACCCTGCACTCTGCTGCTGCCTCGTGATTCCCACAGTTGCACGATTGAGTGGACAAAGGGCAAGAACGTCACGTTGAAAACaatcaagaagaaacaaaagcaCAAGGGCCGCGGCACAGTGAGGACAGTCACCAAAACAGTCCCCAACGACTCCTTCTTCAACTTCTTCACCCCCCCAGAGGGTGAGAAATATATGGCCCACACCAGGGCATTTAATAAAGTGACCAGTTAGATCCTTGTGCCTGTGTGGTTTAACTAACGTTGACCGTCTCCACTTGTTTACAGTTCCAGAAAATGGCGAGTTGGTAAGTCGGTGTACTTCCTCTACACTTTCAAATTCAGATTTAACCAAGAATGTAACTTAAAAACATTAGTTACAAACCTCTAATCTAGTTTTCCTAGGTATAGtacatatttttctgtttagCTTAATGACCAAATATTTTTAACATCACACTTtgtcataaaaacaaatattcaaaaagggattttatttcCTGAGAAAATACGTCTTGTAATTTGACCAACTTCAGAATCAGGTCCAAAGTGAAACATCCTATTGTAATGTAATAGAAGAACCTTAACTAGTGCTGTTTTGAAATGCCTGGCTGAACTGTGACGGGCCTGTCCCCCTTCAGGATGAGGACTCGGAGGCAGTCCTGGCTGCAGACTTTGAAATCGGCCACTTCATCCGTGAGCGTATCGTACCTCGGGCTGTGCTCTACTTCACAGGAGAGGCCATAGAGGACGATGACGACGATGTGAGTGGTGGCTTCTAATCTCAGCTTTAACATCTGGAAATgagacgtcacacacacacacacacacacacacacacacacacacacacacacacacacttcatcatAGAAGTCTCAAAGGCTCTGCTTGATTGATGCATTTTGGCTTTGCCAAGAACAGATGCTCTGCTATtgtttcgggggggggggggggagaaacaaAGCCAGGCTAAGCTTGCCTCTTATCAAATGTTGTATGTAGCTAAtcgccatgttttgtttttacagtacgatgaagagggagaggaggcagACGATGAGGTAAGACTCCTTAGGGCCACAGCAAATATATAAAGATAACACCATGCCACAGATGTGGGCTTCAGTGTTAACTGTGCTTGTGTTGAGAAGGCGCAGTAGTCTGAagtaatctctctctctctctctctctctctctcctctctcttctctctctctctcctctctctctctcctctctctctcctctctcctcctctctctctctcttcctctctctctctctctctcctctccctctcctctctcttctctctctccctctcccctctcctctctctctctctctctctctctgcccccccccccaggaaggagaagaggaggctgATGAGGAGAACGACCCTGACTATGATCCCAAGGTGAGATCTCACGCCCTCTCTGGTGTCCTGAGAAAGACCTTACTCAGCTCTTCTCAACTTTGTTGGCTCAGGATGCTCT includes:
- the nap1l1 gene encoding nucleosome assembly protein 1-like 1 isoform X3 produces the protein MADIDNKDQAEIDPADMEDVEEVEEEETGEDENSKARQLTVQMMQNPQILAALQERLDGLNGSPSGYMESLPKVVKRRVNALKNLQVKCAHIEAKFYEEVHELERKYAALYQPLFDKRSDIVKAAYEPTDEECEWKADEEEELTVSKQDEMKEKAKLEEEKKDEEKEDPKGIPEFWLTVFKNVDLLSDMLQEHDEPILKHLQDIKVKFSDPGEPMSFTLEFHFEPNDFFTNTVLTKTYKMRSEPDESDPFSFDGPEIMCCTGCTIEWTKGKNVTLKTIKKKQKHKGRGTVRTVTKTVPNDSFFNFFTPPEVPENGELDEDSEAVLAADFEIGHFIRERIVPRAVLYFTGEAIEDDDDDYDEEGEEADDEEGEEEADEENDPDYDPKV
- the nap1l1 gene encoding nucleosome assembly protein 1-like 1 isoform X1 — encoded protein: MADIDNKDQAEIDPADMEDVEEVEEEETGEDENSKARQLTVQMMQNPQILAALQERLDGLNGSPSGYMESLPKVVKRRVNALKNLQVKCAHIEAKFYEEVHELERKYAALYQPLFDKRSDIVKAAYEPTDEECEWKADEEEELTVSKQDEMKEKAKLEEEKKDEEKEDPKGIPEFWLTVFKNVDLLSDMLQEHDEPILKHLQDIKVKFSDPGEPMSFTLEFHFEPNDFFTNTVLTKTYKMRSEPDESDPFSFDGPEIMCCTGCTIEWTKGKNVTLKTIKKKQKHKGRGTVRTVTKTVPNDSFFNFFTPPEVPENGELDEDSEAVLAADFEIGHFIRERIVPRAVLYFTGEAIEDDDDDYDEEGEEADDEEGEEEADEENDPDYDPKKDDSPPS
- the nap1l1 gene encoding nucleosome assembly protein 1-like 1 isoform X2; this translates as MADIDNKDQAEIDPADMEDVEEVEEEETGEDENSKARQLTVQMMQNPQILAALQERLDGLNGSPSGYMESLPKVVKRRVNALKNLQVKCAHIEAKFYEEVHELERKYAALYQPLFDKRSDIVKAAYEPTDEECEWKADEEEELTDEMKEKAKLEEEKKDEEKEDPKGIPEFWLTVFKNVDLLSDMLQEHDEPILKHLQDIKVKFSDPGEPMSFTLEFHFEPNDFFTNTVLTKTYKMRSEPDESDPFSFDGPEIMCCTGCTIEWTKGKNVTLKTIKKKQKHKGRGTVRTVTKTVPNDSFFNFFTPPEVPENGELDEDSEAVLAADFEIGHFIRERIVPRAVLYFTGEAIEDDDDDYDEEGEEADDEEGEEEADEENDPDYDPKKDDSPPS